A genome region from Mycolicibacterium litorale includes the following:
- a CDS encoding limonene-1,2-epoxide hydrolase family protein produces MTDSSNGSTSALQSTTNARTVETFLFALQDEDFDTADSLMADHIAWQNVGFPTIRGRERITKLFRSGQGRMRFEVKVHRVAAEGDTVLTERTDVLEFGPVRIQFWVCGVFELHAGRITLWRDYFDTLNFLKATVRGLLAVPFPALRPTL; encoded by the coding sequence ATGACCGACTCGAGCAACGGCTCCACCTCAGCCCTGCAGAGCACGACCAACGCGCGCACGGTCGAGACGTTTCTGTTCGCCCTGCAGGACGAGGACTTCGACACCGCCGACTCCCTGATGGCCGACCACATCGCCTGGCAGAACGTGGGCTTCCCGACCATCCGCGGCCGTGAGCGCATCACCAAGCTGTTCCGCAGCGGTCAGGGACGAATGCGGTTCGAGGTCAAGGTCCACCGCGTCGCCGCCGAAGGCGACACGGTGCTCACCGAACGGACCGACGTGCTGGAGTTCGGTCCGGTGCGGATCCAGTTCTGGGTGTGCGGGGTGTTCGAGTTACACGCCGGCCGGATCACGCTGTGGCGGGACTACTTCGACACGCTCAACTTCCTGAAGGCGACGGTCCGCGGGCTGCTGGCCGTGCCGTTCCCGGCGCTGCGACCCACGCTGTAG
- the pspM gene encoding phage shock envelope stress response protein PspM, giving the protein MKTQSRPAPAAWRSMLQRGVDTAAEFSDMVADRLQAAADPRAKLLRKRRWALRLGLFFTVTSVFWILVTAVLAAWSTPFWVFIITGAIAAGAMFPATLLLLRYRWLRAEPLPPARTRGSRRLPPWNSAARAPMAALVSAERGLFSLLGVMERGRMLPPDELRELSAAARQSAATMAATANEVVSMERAMSSAPASRAHLTPTVRAFTAQMDQGVRQYHEMVDAAAQLVSAANSGPMSSSPMYGRRYREELVNATDRMQGWAQAFDELGAATPHQFRSA; this is encoded by the coding sequence GTGAAGACGCAGAGCAGACCGGCTCCCGCGGCATGGCGTTCGATGCTGCAGCGCGGGGTGGACACCGCCGCCGAGTTCTCCGACATGGTGGCCGACCGGTTGCAGGCCGCCGCCGATCCGAGGGCCAAGCTGCTGCGCAAGCGGCGCTGGGCACTGCGGCTCGGGCTGTTCTTCACCGTCACCAGCGTGTTCTGGATCCTGGTCACCGCCGTGCTGGCGGCCTGGAGTACGCCGTTCTGGGTTTTCATCATCACCGGGGCGATCGCCGCTGGGGCGATGTTCCCCGCCACCCTGCTGCTGCTGCGCTACCGGTGGCTGCGCGCCGAACCGCTGCCGCCGGCCCGTACCCGCGGCTCGCGCCGGCTGCCGCCGTGGAACTCCGCCGCTCGGGCGCCGATGGCGGCGCTGGTCTCTGCCGAGCGGGGCCTGTTCTCACTGCTCGGGGTCATGGAGCGCGGCCGGATGCTGCCACCCGACGAACTGCGTGAGCTCAGCGCGGCGGCGCGGCAGAGTGCCGCCACGATGGCCGCGACCGCCAACGAGGTGGTTTCGATGGAGCGCGCGATGTCCTCGGCGCCCGCGTCGCGCGCGCATCTCACGCCGACCGTGCGGGCGTTCACCGCGCAGATGGATCAGGGTGTGCGCCAGTACCACGAGATGGTCGACGCGGCCGCACAACTCGTGTCGGCGGCCAACAGCGGCCCGATGTCGAGTTCCCCGATGTACGGCCGGCGCTACCGCGAGGAACTGGTCAACGCCACCGACCGGATGCAGGGCTGGGCGCAGGCGTTCGACGAGCTGGGAGCGGCCACGCCGCATCAATTCAGGTCAGCCTGA
- the pspA gene encoding phage shock protein PspA: protein MANPFVKAWKYMMALFSSKVDEYADPKVQIQQAIEEAQRQHQALTQQAAQVIGNQRQLEMRLNRQLADIEKLQVNVRQALTLADQAVANGDTAKATEYNNAAEAFAAQLVTAEQSVEDLKTLHDQALQAAGQAKKAVEQNAMMLQQKIAERTKLLSQLEQAKMQEQVSSSLRSMSELAAPGTTPSLDEVRQKIERRYANAMGEAELAQNSVQGRMLEVQQASVQMAGHSRLEQIRASMRGDALPSGGATPAANPATPAANPAQPTPENPLSQ, encoded by the coding sequence ATGGCCAACCCGTTCGTCAAGGCGTGGAAGTACATGATGGCGCTGTTCAGCTCCAAGGTCGACGAGTACGCCGATCCGAAGGTGCAGATCCAGCAGGCGATCGAAGAGGCGCAGCGCCAGCACCAGGCCCTGACTCAGCAGGCCGCGCAGGTCATCGGCAACCAGCGCCAGCTGGAGATGAGGCTGAACCGCCAACTCGCCGACATCGAGAAGCTGCAGGTCAACGTTCGCCAGGCGCTGACGCTGGCCGACCAGGCCGTGGCCAACGGTGACACCGCGAAGGCCACCGAATACAACAACGCCGCCGAGGCGTTCGCCGCCCAGCTGGTGACCGCCGAGCAGAGCGTCGAAGACCTCAAAACGCTGCACGACCAGGCGCTGCAGGCCGCCGGCCAGGCCAAGAAGGCCGTCGAGCAGAACGCGATGATGCTGCAGCAGAAGATCGCCGAGCGCACCAAGCTGCTCAGCCAGCTCGAGCAGGCCAAGATGCAGGAACAGGTCAGCTCGTCGCTGCGCTCGATGAGCGAGCTGGCCGCCCCCGGTACCACGCCGAGCCTCGACGAAGTGCGCCAGAAGATCGAGCGACGCTACGCCAACGCGATGGGCGAGGCCGAGCTCGCGCAGAACTCCGTCCAGGGCCGCATGCTCGAGGTGCAGCAGGCCAGCGTGCAGATGGCCGGCCATTCGCGCCTGGAACAGATCCGCGCGTCGATGCGGGGCGACGCGCTGCCCTCCGGCGGCGCCACCCCCGCGGCGAACCCGGCCACACCGGCCGCCAACCCGGCTCAGCCGACGCCGGAAAATCCCTTGTCCCAGTAG
- the clgR gene encoding transcriptional regulator ClgR, whose translation MAALLREVIGDVLRRARTSQGRTLREVSDTARVSLGYLSEVERGRKEASSELLSAICGALDVPLSQVLSDAGEELAHQELAAAPVTNIDVSTKVVIPQAVSMAVA comes from the coding sequence ATGGCGGCATTGCTGCGCGAGGTGATCGGCGACGTGCTGCGCCGTGCCCGCACCTCGCAGGGCCGGACCCTGCGCGAAGTCTCCGACACCGCCCGGGTGAGCCTGGGTTATCTCTCCGAGGTGGAACGCGGCCGTAAGGAGGCGTCCAGCGAGCTGCTGAGCGCGATCTGCGGTGCGCTCGACGTCCCGCTGTCGCAGGTGCTCTCCGATGCGGGTGAGGAACTGGCCCACCAGGAGCTCGCCGCCGCCCCGGTGACGAACATCGACGTCAGCACGAAGGTCGTGATTCCGCAGGCCGTCTCGATGGCCGTGGCCTGA
- a CDS encoding CinA family protein — protein sequence MNDPLVTDDARALVADLTVRHQSVATAESLTAGLLAATLAGVPGASAVLRGGLVTYTEDTKIALAGVAPQVLDAVGPVAAPTARALAVGARQRCAATWGVGLTGVAGPEPHGGHAVGTVFLGLAGPVDTEVVELHLDGSRWDIRRTAVDQAISHLRALVGQQ from the coding sequence GTGAACGACCCGCTGGTCACTGACGACGCCCGCGCCCTGGTCGCCGACCTCACCGTGCGCCACCAGAGCGTGGCGACCGCCGAATCGCTGACCGCGGGGCTGCTGGCAGCGACGCTGGCCGGTGTCCCCGGCGCCAGCGCGGTGCTGCGCGGCGGCCTGGTCACCTACACCGAGGACACCAAGATCGCGTTGGCCGGAGTGGCGCCGCAGGTGCTCGACGCTGTCGGGCCCGTCGCCGCGCCCACCGCGCGGGCACTGGCGGTCGGCGCGCGGCAGCGCTGCGCGGCCACCTGGGGTGTGGGGCTGACCGGGGTGGCAGGTCCGGAACCGCACGGCGGCCATGCGGTGGGCACGGTGTTCCTCGGCCTGGCCGGCCCGGTCGACACCGAAGTCGTCGAACTGCACCTGGACGGATCGCGCTGGGACATCCGCCGGACCGCGGTCGACCAGGCGATATCCCATCTGCGCGCGCTCGTCGGCCAACAGTGA
- the pgsA gene encoding CDP-diacylglycerol--glycerol-3-phosphate 3-phosphatidyltransferase: MSGPSPTDPVVPRARVANIANVLTGLRFVLVPVFLAALFVGDGHETYWRVVAFVVFAVAVITDRFDGALARSYGMVTEFGTLADPIADKALIGAALIGLSVLGDLPWWVTGVILARELGVTVLRFAVLRHGVIPASRGGKLKTLVQAVAIGLFVLPLSAWPGPWLVVAWVIMVAAVVLTLLTGLDYVLSAIRDSRERPAGH, encoded by the coding sequence GTGTCGGGCCCGTCTCCTACTGATCCGGTGGTGCCGCGCGCCCGAGTGGCGAATATCGCCAATGTGCTGACCGGGCTGCGCTTCGTACTGGTACCGGTGTTCCTCGCCGCGCTGTTCGTCGGCGACGGGCATGAAACCTATTGGCGTGTGGTCGCTTTCGTGGTCTTCGCGGTGGCGGTGATCACCGATCGGTTCGACGGTGCGCTCGCGCGCAGCTACGGCATGGTCACCGAGTTCGGCACGCTCGCGGACCCGATCGCCGACAAGGCGCTCATCGGTGCGGCGCTCATCGGCCTGTCGGTGCTCGGCGACCTGCCCTGGTGGGTGACCGGGGTCATACTCGCCCGCGAGCTCGGCGTGACGGTGCTGCGGTTCGCGGTGCTGCGCCACGGCGTGATCCCGGCCAGCCGGGGCGGCAAGCTCAAGACGCTGGTCCAGGCCGTCGCGATCGGGCTGTTCGTGCTGCCGCTGTCGGCCTGGCCCGGCCCGTGGCTGGTGGTGGCCTGGGTGATCATGGTGGCCGCGGTGGTGCTGACCCTGCTGACCGGCCTCGACTACGTGCTGTCGGCGATACGGGACTCGCGTGAACGACCCGCTGGTCACTGA